A stretch of the Capsicum annuum cultivar UCD-10X-F1 chromosome 10, UCD10Xv1.1, whole genome shotgun sequence genome encodes the following:
- the LOC124888106 gene encoding protein FLOURY 1-like: MNCVESLKYLSLNADLGFGFLVFGRFGQLYKVLRLLLLFGLGLRILQFSWYCKGWNRFLCDFCGKSSELRNGCCSKNDFDGKWSEKMKSCKTGLLMNSYLEDEKNGGLLELDDEKEEFEEECNDEYKVFDVLSLRKMVKMKRRRASVACLELEKERMTAATAKETMWIVLIVVLYPIRYGYPFNCFIAYVARDKRKA; encoded by the coding sequence aTGAATTGTGTTGAATCCCTGAAGTATTTGAGTTTGAATGCAGATTTAGGATTTGGGTTTTTGGTGTTTGGGCGGTTTGGACAATTGTATAAAGTTTTgcggttgttgttgttgtttggtttagGATTGAGGATTTTGCAATTTAGTTGGTATTGTAAGGGTTGGAACcgttttctttgtgatttttgtggCAAATCAAGTGAATTGAGAAATGGATGTTGTTCCAAAAATGATTTTGATGGGAAATGGAGTGAAAAAATGAAGTCTTGTAAGACTGGGTTGTTGATGAATTCGTACttagaagatgaaaaaaatggtGGTTTATTGGAATTggatgatgagaaggaagagtTTGAAGAAGAGTGTAATGATGAATACAAAGTGTTTGATGTTTTGTCATTGAGAAAAATGGTAAAGATGAAAAGACGGAGAGCAAGTGTTGCTTGTTTGGAACTTGAAAAGGAGAGAATGACAGCAGCAACAGCTAAGGAAACAATGTGGATTGTTTTAATTGTAGTTCTATACCCTATACGTTATGGCTATCCTTTTAATTGTTTCATTGCATACGTTGCAAGAGATAAACGAAAAGCATAA